One stretch of Pseudomonas sp. NC02 DNA includes these proteins:
- the bcsB gene encoding cellulose biosynthesis cyclic di-GMP-binding regulatory protein BcsB, with translation MTSTLFARPQSRGVLALMIASLLGLGSQAQAAAPAVAVQSTDDGYSLTLKQLGRRDTMNLQGVEASDSVNFDIRADEVVKGAQLLLKYSYSPALLADLSQINVLVNDEVAASLPLPKEGAGIQQEKLVQIPAHLITEFNRLSLQFIGHYTMSCEDPLHSSLWAKISNSSELKVQVQPIVLKDDLSVLPLPFFDKRDARQVSLPFVFASAPDNAALEAAGALSSWVGGLASYRGATFPTTLGEIPAKGNAIVLVQSTQAVDVHGVAVPEPKGPTLTLITNPNDPNGKLLIVSGRDGAELKRAATAVVLGNPVLTGNSVVITRLDTLAPRSPYDAPNWLPSNRPVRLGELVELKKLNVSGYNPGPISVDLRLPPDLFNWREEGVPLNVKYRYTPQQVSTNSSLLIGLNDQFMKSVALPSVSNLGGGQSLLDQLKKDETLPREVTTLLPISSASPKSKLQLRFMYDYIKEGECRDIIVDNMRGAIDPDSSLDLSSYQHFIAMPNLGVFNDSGFPFTRLADLSESAVVMPDNVGTDELSAYLTVMGRFGESTGYPATAVKVVQAKDVQSVADKDLLVLATGGNQPLLQQWQQYLPATSDGLQHHFLLSDLPRYVRSWISPDAAANQHTANAGITFSGLSNSTWFAGFQSPLKAGRSVVLIASNQPQGLLEATSALIGGDDYKDSIQGSLAVVQGTQISSLVADQQYYVGDLNYFKFMQWQLSQNLGWMLAITFLGLLVLTCLIYLALRARAKRRLA, from the coding sequence ATGACTTCCACACTATTTGCCCGCCCGCAGTCGCGCGGCGTGCTCGCGCTGATGATCGCTTCGCTGCTGGGCCTGGGCTCGCAGGCACAGGCCGCTGCACCCGCTGTTGCGGTGCAGAGCACTGACGACGGCTACAGCCTGACCCTCAAGCAACTGGGCCGTCGCGACACCATGAACCTGCAAGGCGTGGAAGCGTCCGACAGCGTCAACTTCGACATCCGTGCCGATGAAGTGGTGAAGGGCGCGCAACTGTTGCTCAAGTACAGCTACTCGCCGGCGCTGCTGGCGGACCTGTCGCAGATCAACGTGCTGGTCAACGACGAAGTCGCCGCCAGCCTGCCGCTGCCCAAAGAGGGCGCAGGTATCCAGCAGGAAAAACTGGTGCAGATTCCGGCGCACCTGATCACCGAATTCAACCGCTTGAGCCTGCAGTTCATCGGCCACTACACCATGTCCTGTGAAGACCCGCTGCACAGCAGCCTGTGGGCCAAGATCAGCAACAGCAGCGAGCTGAAAGTGCAGGTGCAGCCGATCGTCTTGAAAGACGACCTGTCGGTGCTGCCGCTGCCGTTCTTCGACAAGCGCGATGCGCGCCAGGTCAGCCTGCCGTTCGTGTTTGCCAGCGCGCCGGACAATGCCGCGCTGGAAGCTGCCGGTGCGCTGTCGTCGTGGGTAGGCGGCTTGGCCAGCTACCGGGGTGCGACGTTCCCGACCACCCTTGGCGAGATTCCGGCCAAGGGCAACGCCATCGTGCTGGTGCAAAGTACCCAGGCTGTGGATGTACACGGTGTGGCGGTCCCTGAGCCTAAAGGGCCGACCCTGACCCTGATCACCAACCCCAACGACCCGAATGGCAAGCTGCTGATCGTCTCCGGCCGTGATGGCGCCGAACTCAAGCGTGCCGCCACCGCCGTGGTGCTGGGCAACCCGGTGTTGACCGGCAACAGCGTGGTCATCACCAGGCTCGACACCCTGGCCCCGCGCAGCCCTTACGACGCGCCGAACTGGCTGCCCAGCAACCGTCCGGTACGCCTTGGCGAGCTGGTAGAACTGAAAAAACTCAACGTCTCCGGCTACAACCCGGGCCCGATCAGCGTCGACCTGCGCCTGCCGCCCGACCTGTTCAACTGGCGTGAAGAGGGCGTGCCGCTCAACGTCAAATACCGCTACACGCCGCAGCAGGTGTCCACCAACTCCTCCTTGCTGATCGGCCTGAATGACCAGTTCATGAAGTCTGTCGCGTTGCCGTCGGTGAGCAACCTGGGCGGCGGGCAGAGCCTGCTGGACCAGCTGAAGAAAGACGAAACCCTGCCCCGTGAAGTGACGACCCTGTTGCCGATCAGCTCGGCTTCGCCCAAGTCCAAGCTGCAACTGCGCTTCATGTACGACTACATCAAGGAAGGCGAATGCCGGGACATCATCGTCGACAACATGCGCGGTGCGATTGACCCGGACTCGAGCCTGGACCTGAGCAGCTACCAGCACTTTATCGCCATGCCGAACCTCGGCGTGTTCAACGATTCCGGCTTCCCGTTCACTCGCCTGGCTGACCTTTCGGAGTCGGCGGTGGTGATGCCGGACAACGTCGGCACCGATGAATTGAGCGCCTACCTGACTGTGATGGGCCGCTTCGGCGAGTCCACCGGCTACCCGGCCACCGCCGTCAAAGTGGTGCAGGCCAAAGACGTGCAAAGCGTTGCCGACAAAGACCTGCTGGTGCTCGCCACCGGCGGCAACCAGCCGCTGCTGCAGCAATGGCAGCAATACCTGCCGGCCACCAGTGACGGCCTGCAGCACCACTTCTTGTTGTCTGACCTGCCACGTTATGTGCGCAGCTGGATCAGCCCGGACGCCGCGGCCAACCAGCATACGGCCAATGCCGGCATCACCTTCAGCGGCCTGAGCAACAGCACCTGGTTCGCCGGCTTCCAATCACCGCTCAAGGCCGGGCGCAGCGTGGTGCTGATCGCCAGCAACCAGCCTCAGGGCCTGCTTGAAGCGACCTCGGCGCTGATTGGCGGTGACGACTACAAAGACTCGATCCAGGGCAGCCTGGCGGTGGTGCAGGGCACGCAGATCAGCTCGTTGGTCGCGGACCAGCAGTACTACGTCGGCGACCTGAACTACTTCAAATTCATGCAATGGCAGCTGTCCCAGAACCTGGGCTGGATGCTGGCGATTACCTTCCTGGGGCTGCTGGTGCTGACCTGCCTGATCTACCTGGCACTGCGTGCCCGTGCAAAACGGCGGTTGGCATGA